The following are encoded in a window of Oreochromis aureus strain Israel breed Guangdong linkage group 10, ZZ_aureus, whole genome shotgun sequence genomic DNA:
- the LOC116331447 gene encoding uncharacterized protein LOC116331447 isoform X1: MDGVGKAVVGVWRAHTVLDESDGAESSPEAPDRFRKLRSSSSLNSLRMSLRKRLPLRSVQTSSLPENPTWETMKEQPKTNTVRKLTRSARNSITGVYQRLQRSREFSREECLVATPGRDGENAGASNSCTPGRTPHRAATPRRTPRAAGTPGRTPGSRGRRTPEASVRGVKTGGGRRQLVRMAAVRSPFASPNTQNQRMKFDQDLESVSSGLRRLKHLSKAFDDIIGRDNRSGPKERSGGAMMRKLDPSGKLSRSNVTRRATRVSDTLGSWAHTAVNTIRKPN; the protein is encoded by the exons ATGGATGGTGTTGGTAAAGCTGTGGTTGGAGTCTGGCGGGCACACACAGTCCTGGATGAGTCTGATGGAGCAGAGAGCTCCCCAGAAGCCCCGGACCGTTTCCGTAAACTTCGATCCTCATCTTCACTCAACTCTCTGAGAATGTCACTGAGGAAGCGACTCCCACTGCGATCTGTCCAGACCAGCTCCCTCCCTGAGAATCCGACCTGGGAAACCATGAAGGAGCAACCAAAGACCAACACAGTCCGCAAGCTTACTCGCAGTGCTCGTAATTCTATCACCGGAGTGTATCAG aggTTGCAGAGGAGCAGAGAATTTTCCCGTGAAGAGTGTTTGGTAGCGACCCCGGGTCGTGATGGAGAAAATGCTGGTGCATCAAATTCTTGCACCCCAGGACGTACACCTCATCGGGCTGCAACACCCAGACGCACACccagagcagcaggtacacCCGGGCGTACTCCAGGCTCCAGAGGACGCAGGACTCCTGAAGCATCTGTAAGAGGAGTGAAAACAGGAGGTGGCAGGAGGCAACTGGTCCGCATGGCTGCTGTACGAAGTCCCTTTGCCTCTCCGAATACACAAAACCAGAGGAT GAAATTTGACCAAGATTTGGAGTCAGTTTCCAGTGGACTCAGGAGGCTCAAACATCTGTCAAAGGCCTTTGATGACATCATTGGCAGAGACAACAg aTCTGGCCCAAAGGAACGTTCTGGGGGAGCGATGATGAGAAAGCTGGATCCAAGCGGTAAACTCAGCCGCTCAAATGTCACACGCAGAGCCACACGCGTCTCGGACACGCTGGGCAGTTGGGCCCACACAGCTGTGAACACTATTCGCAAACCCAACTGA
- the LOC116331447 gene encoding uncharacterized protein LOC116331447 isoform X2, giving the protein MDGVGKAVVGVWRAHTVLDESDGAESSPEAPDRFRKLRSSSSLNSLRMSLRKRLPLRSVQTSSLPENPTWETMKEQPKTNTVRKLTRSARNSITGVYQRLQRSREFSREECLVATPGRDGENAGASNSCTPGRTPHRAATPRRTPRAAGTPGRTPGSRGRRTPEASVRGVKTGGGRRQLVRMAAVRSPFASPNTQNQRMKFDQDLESVSSGLRRLKHLSKAFDDIIGRDNRQFNYSQIVE; this is encoded by the exons ATGGATGGTGTTGGTAAAGCTGTGGTTGGAGTCTGGCGGGCACACACAGTCCTGGATGAGTCTGATGGAGCAGAGAGCTCCCCAGAAGCCCCGGACCGTTTCCGTAAACTTCGATCCTCATCTTCACTCAACTCTCTGAGAATGTCACTGAGGAAGCGACTCCCACTGCGATCTGTCCAGACCAGCTCCCTCCCTGAGAATCCGACCTGGGAAACCATGAAGGAGCAACCAAAGACCAACACAGTCCGCAAGCTTACTCGCAGTGCTCGTAATTCTATCACCGGAGTGTATCAG aggTTGCAGAGGAGCAGAGAATTTTCCCGTGAAGAGTGTTTGGTAGCGACCCCGGGTCGTGATGGAGAAAATGCTGGTGCATCAAATTCTTGCACCCCAGGACGTACACCTCATCGGGCTGCAACACCCAGACGCACACccagagcagcaggtacacCCGGGCGTACTCCAGGCTCCAGAGGACGCAGGACTCCTGAAGCATCTGTAAGAGGAGTGAAAACAGGAGGTGGCAGGAGGCAACTGGTCCGCATGGCTGCTGTACGAAGTCCCTTTGCCTCTCCGAATACACAAAACCAGAGGAT GAAATTTGACCAAGATTTGGAGTCAGTTTCCAGTGGACTCAGGAGGCTCAAACATCTGTCAAAGGCCTTTGATGACATCATTGGCAGAGACAACAg GCAGTTCAACTATTCCCAAATTGTGGAGTAA